The Falco biarmicus isolate bFalBia1 chromosome 1, bFalBia1.pri, whole genome shotgun sequence DNA segment TACTCACTCAGCCCATATGCCAAAGCTTTGGTATTTCACCACGAAATAATTGCATGTCTGAAGGtgaatcaaaattaatttaggtTCTCCTGTACTTAAGCTGCAGCCACACAAGCAAAGGGGAATATAGAATTGCCGATTTAGAGAAACCCACACCTAACTTTATCCCCTCAGAGACAATTCCAGGTTGCCACATGAACCtctaaaacacaaaaacccacaacagctGTGACTCCAGGCACTCAGAGAGGCACCAGCTATCTTAAATTTAAACATCTGTATCTACCTGCTCATCTAGATACCCTTTGTAATTGGTGAAGAGCAAGACAGATGTTCTAGGAGATACCTCATACTGAAGCAGAAAGATGAACTGCCTTTTATCAGTGCGATTTTCTTCACTGGTTATAAAGGAAGCTAAGCAGAGCCGCGAGGGGTGCACAGCCCAATAATTACTGCAATGTGCTGTGCAAAGGGAAGAGCGTAAGCAAGAAGCGAGCCAGCCTGCAACACCACCTGGCCCGCTCACTAGAAACACAGCCTCACACCCGACAAATAGAAGGCTTCAGCTCTATCTGTGGGGAGATAGAGGGGAATGTGGTGGTGGCCATGGAGGCAGAAATGAGCATTCATAGGGAGAAAGAAGCCTAAGGAAACAACCACCAATCAAACCACCAGTGATTTAATGCCTCTGTATTTCACCACCGTTGTACAAGGTGCCAGGATGATTCCTTCACAGGTGCCGAGTGAATGCCAGTCCATGCATGGTGGTATGGACCATGGTATAACTAGCCAGAACAACAGACTCGTGAACAGAAGTACATATTCGAGATACTGTCTTTTTGTGTGCTGTACAGAAtgttagaatttattttaatgtaaatcctcaggggtttttttttcagaatttaattttaattgctgtGCTATGCATGATGGCACTGAAAATAAACTAAAGGAGAATAACAGACGCAGGGGAGTATTGAAGTacttggcttttattttcatttctaaattaCAATCGCATCATTAGCAACTAGCTGGGGATGTGgtaacaggaggaaaaagtacagaaatgCCCTACATACAGCTAAATGAATTTAGATAAGTATATGAAACCCAACATGGCTTTCAAATATCATAGTTATTGGCAGGGGTTGTGAAAGATCAGAGTATCAAATCATGGGAAAGCCTGAAGTGGGTTTTCACATTTAGTAAGATGACAATTATTTCTATACACAACAAAGCCAGTTCTCCTTAGGCAGaataataagaaagaaaaaacgCTTAGCATAAGCAAACATAGATCCTTTGGAAATATGCTGAAATGGGTACTGCTGACTTGCTTTACGACTTCAAGGCTCCTTTCAAGTTTTCCCAAAACATCTCCTGCCGATCTTCACCACGAGGCCACTCAAGGTAGGTCTTTGTGTTCATGATCTTGCGCAGCTTGCAGAACCTCCTGGGAATTGCTTTGCTCTGGATGGGCTCCAGGAGGACGAGAATCGCCGCATCGTTGTTCTCGTCAAAGAGGCGGAAGTGCGAGAAGTCCAGCTCGTATTTGCACCACTCGCTCTGCACAAAGTGCTCGGACAGCACAAAGAGCGTCTTGTGGCTCTTCTCGATGGAGTCAATGATGTTGTCCACAATCCACTTCCCGGGCACAAAGTCCCGCTTATGAAGGCAGAGCCGGAACGGGGGGCAGgcctgctccagctcccgcACCATGATGTTTTCCACCCAGTCGGAGTCATTCTCGCTGTAGGAGACAAAAGCGTCGTAGCAGATGTCCTTTGGCGGGGCTCGCTTGGGCTTCCGCTTGGCTTGGAGCCATGCCCAGGTCATTCGCAGGTACCAGACCGCGTGGTACTTGTAGCCCACAGCCACGAGCACGAGGATGACCAGGAAGACCACGGCGCAGATCAACGACACCACAAGGGACCTGTGGCACTCCATCAGGGAGAGGTGCACAGCTCCAACCTGTGCCCCTCTCACCGCCAGCGGAGAGTCACAGATGTACTCATCCGGCCACCCCACCAGCACCTGGGCTATCTCGGCCTGGTGGTGGATGAAGGAGAGGAATTCACAGGAACAGATGAAGCTGTTGTCGCTGGCATCCAGCAGCTCCATTTTCTTGAAGGACACAAACTCTTCCTTGGACAAACCGTTGAGCTTGTTTCCTCTGACTGACATAACCACTATGTTTGGAATGGCCACGGCACCAGGCAAGGTCTTCAGCTGGTTTTTGGTGAGGTACAGCTCTTTGAGAAAAGGTAGTTGCAGTTCAAACCCCCTCAGATTGTTAGCGCTAACGTCCAGAACTTCCAGCGTTGGGGGAATGCAAGCGGTGACCTCAGATATTTGAGTGCTGGAGAGAttcaaatatttcaggttttctggCCATTCACATACGTCTGGCATCtcaccaaaattattttgactaaTGTCAAGATTAATCAGTTTGGGTAGACGAGTTACAgaatttgcagtgtttttcagAGATTTTAGAGAGTTTTCACTTAGATTTAAAGTTTGCAATGAGGGCCAAGCACCTTCACAGATTGTCTCTTTTAAACGATTATTTACAAGCAAATTGTCACTGAAGTCTAGATACAGAAGtgatgaaaaatgctttgcaagTTTGCATGCTACCATGAAAACTCTGGAACTTGCAATGGTGAGTCTTTTTAGTTGGTTTATTTGTGACTCCATGCCTTCCAGGtcaaaaaacaaatgaaaattctgaattactatattttttaatgatacaGTTTCAACAAAACTTTTCCCACTCCTTGCGATTTCTTTGATATCCCATTCTCCTTTCCCATCAAGCACACAATCAATTGCCTCTAACTCTACTAAAGATGTGATGTCCTTTAGTAATACTAGTATTCGGCTCATGTATTGATCTGTGAATGAAGCATCTCTAAATGTAAGTTTTTGTATCCTAAAAGGAAGCGTAGCATTCTGCACcaaggtttctttttcaatCTCTAATCTAATGTCTCTCACTTCTAACCAAGCGACAGAGTGGAGAAGGTCCCTGATAATCGCTGAGAATACATTAGTATTTCTTATGTTTATGATCATGTGATTTATCTTCTTAAACGATTTCAAACTTCCTGGCTCGTACTGACTGAGGTTGCCACCATCAATCCACAGTTTGTCGAGAAGCGCAATGCCCTCAAAGTTCCCTTGCCTTATCGTGGAGAACCAGGGGTTGCCCAGGTGGAGAGAGCTCAGGTTTCTCAGGCTAGAGAAGGGGGAGCTTTCCCCCAGGTCTCTGTAGGAATTCCCTTGAAggtggaggtgctggagtgaAAAAAGCTGCCCAAACCACGCAGGGTACAAGTAAGCCAAGCTGTTATTTGACAAGTCCAAGAGCTCCAGCTTCCCGAGGGAGCGAAACGAGTCCGCATCTATGGAGCTGATGTTGTtggactgcagcagcagggctctcaggttcacagcctgctgcaggtcCTGGGACTGGATGTGCTTTATCCTGTTGTGGGCCAGGTTTAACACTGTGATTTTGCCCGTGAGCCCTGGGGGAATGAAGTCCAAGCCCCTGGCAGAGCAGTTGCAAACCTCAGTGGCACCGCATGAAGGACAAGCCTGCTTCAGCACTTGCTCTTCAGAGAGGTTTGCAGCGAAGATCATGTAGATAGCCCACACTTGCCAATTGTGTGTTGTTCTagatttgtatttcatttggtTGAACATTTTGCTGTaggaaacagaaaggagagaagTTAGTGCCAATTTTTAGTTTCGAATAGCAACCAAAAACCGTTGAAAACCTATGTGATTTTATTAGGAATTTCaggttcaattttttttattctaagaGTTATCCTGTAACATCAGTCTTCCTCTCATACTtcagctgctcagccctgcaaaCGTGGTGTGCTACCTAGCTGTGGAGTACAGCCAGATCATGTCTCGACAGTCATAAAGGATCATTTTCAATGTCCTGCCTTTCCATATGCGCATTGGCTACAGCTCTCACCTCTAACGCCTCTCACATCACGCCTCCTCTCAGCCATGAAGCTACAGCTGGACGTCTCAGCCCTAAACAGGGGAAGATGGTTAGATCATCAATGATCTGGCTGAGGGGATGgagcgcaccctcagccagtttgcagaCGGCCcccagctgggtgggagtgttggtcggcctgagggcaggaggctctgcagagggtctgggcaggctgcaccgatgggccgaggccactgTACGAGGTtccaccaggctcagtgccgggccctgcccttgggtcacagcaaccccccGCAGCGCtccaggctgggggagagcggctgggcagggcctggggggaaagggcctgggggtgccggctggcagccggctgggcaggagccagcagggtgcccaggtggccaggaaggccggCAGTGTCCTGGCTGGTGTCTGAAACGGTGTGGCCAGCGGGGcaagggcagtgaccgtccccctgcgctcggcactggtgaggccgcacctcaggTACCgagttcaggtttgggcccctcgctgcaagagggacagggaggtgctggagcgtgtccagggacgggcagcgaggctggtggggggtctggagcacaagtcttgtcaggggcggctgagggaaccGGGGTGTTCAGCCcggagaggaggaggctcagggggaccttattgctcctacagctgcctgagagggggttgtaggcaggtgggggccGGTCTCTTCTGCCAAGTAACAAGCGATatgatgagaggaaatggcctcaaggggaggtttaaattggatatcaggaaaatatcttcactgaaagggttttcaagcactggaacaggctgacCAGGGAACTGGCtgtgtcaccatccctgggggtattTAAAGGATGTGTagacatggtgcttagggacatggtttagcggtgAGGTTAACAGTTGATTCAATGTTCTTAAGGATCTTTTTCAACcgaaatgattctatggttctatagCTGTGCAATACTATGCTTCTGAATGCTCACAGCTTTGCAGCATCAGCCTGCCCATCTAGCACAGCTACCCCGCAGGCAGAAGCCTGAACAGACCGTGTCCCCCCTCTTAGCCCTTTGAGTGGGCTGTGGCTTCCAACACCGCAAACTTTCCTGGAAGAGATTTTGGGGTCCCCCGTATGGAGTCTCACCAGCCTCAGGGCTTCTAAAAAGCCCTGTGTAGGCTTCTGGCACACCCTTTTACACACTGTGTAAGCCATTTACGTTCTTTACTGGAAAGGTAGAACAAGCTGATATGCAATCAAACAAGTctatcactttttttctgtaaatcaaCACTGGTAACTGATGGGAATTGGATGTTACTGCCACCCTATAAACAGTGGATATAATTAGAAtaatactgattttaatttacagaaagGCTGTGTTTCCTGCCGCGGGTGCCAAAGAACATTTCACCAGTGGTTACACCAGAAAATAAGTCACTTGGTAAAAGCTCACAAGCTGCTGTAAACAGTTTCAGTACTGCAGATGAACAGTACCCTCAACTCCTGAACAAGCAGAGAGTAAACAACTTACCTTGTGTACTGCATCCTGTGTTTCAGCCTCCTCGCGTGCTGATCATGTACTCTGGGATCCAAGCAGTCACTTCATATCTGCAATTACAACAAAAGCTGGAAATCCTTTGGCAGGTCTGGTGCAATGACAGTCCTGGAGTGAGAAAACATTTCAGCCTGTACTCTTCAAACAAAACTTGACAGTTTCCCCATGTCCTCCAACTACTCAGCCAGTGAGGCACACCAGTctgcacagctttgctttaaTGGCTGCTCCCCTAAGGAAACCATGGCTTCTGAAGAGTTCAGCACTGTCCGGCACACATGATGCTGCCCTTCAAACTCACATTTCAACCAGTTCTATCGCTGCTGCTGACTGAGGACACAAAAATGAGCATAGGTCATATTTGCACTTTCTTCGTTGCAAGATGAAATTCAGTGGCAGGTCTCTTCCTTTTTGTCAGTCGTCCATCACTGGAAAAGCTGATGCAACCATTTTGCACAAGTCATTCTTTCACAATCACTTCCTTCAGCATTAAGTGCAGAAATAGTTCCTATGGAGAACAGCATTCACCTCCCTGTATCTTTACTTTTGATACTTATTGTTTGGTATGCACTGGGGGGTTGTTAACTGTACTGAGCAACAGAACATCTCAGCACAgccaaattattttgttgtgtAGGTTCTGTAAAGTGTTATCAATATATAGATtgatatatatattatattgaTATAAATGCTGGAGTCAAATTGTTTAGTCAAAGAGAGTACTGGAAAACACTTAGCATCATTTCATTTCCTAGGACACTGCAGTCATATGTAATCAACAAATAGAAAATGCATAAGAATGGGATGATATGCTGTCTGAAAAAGATGACACAGATTGAAATAAAGTACCTCTCTGTAAACATCCAAGGCAATTTTGAGAGGGGAAGTTTGATGATATTTGTTTTAGCTTGACTGAATGGAAACACACAGTTGGTCAAATGGCCAAGCATGCTGCATGCGTGAAGGAGCAGGGAGTCTTCCTACCagctctgaaaggaaaaccCATGACATTCAAACCCCCAGCCTTCTTACTGCCgtttcttttctgtgcacaGAAATTGTGATCTGCTGCCCCCTTGCACCAAGAGGTACCTGCCTtacagcagacagacagactgaCTCCTGCCACCTGCCAAGTGTCAGAGGGCCCATGGTGGCATCTGCATCCTCAAGGGTGGTAAAGCCCAGGCAGAAGCCAGAGTGCATCTCATAGCAACTTTCAGTTCCACTGCGCTGAAATTAGCGTTGCACATTAGGTTAACAACTTGACgctttccaaaaaaaaagaattgaaagaCTGAGATACCCTTGTATTTTCTGCCTGCTACAGAGAATAGATGATAAGCATAACCGCATTCTAAAACAGAGACAGAGCAGCTATGGGACACAGCAAGGGAGGGGAATAGTCTTTTTAGTGAAGGAATGTCATCAGCTTCCCCAAAGCTACCTCTTCCCTCTAGCACCTCTCTGCAGAAATCgttatttttcttcaacagaGAAGACTTTCGATTTTcgaaatgtttaaaaatgttaattctgAGGTTGATGAAACTCATTCCTAGAAGTTTTTGTCATTAGAATTGAAACTCCTTAGTAAACTTAAATGTAGTTAAGAAGAGCTTTGGAGAAGAGTAGACCACATATGAAGCCACGTACTTCATTCAATGTGAAACGAGCACGCTTTTCTACCTGTTACAGCTTTACCACCATGCGTTTGTGGAAATTCAAGGTAGGCACCAGCtattttttcagaagcactgaCTTTCTCCTAACATCCAGGCTCAGCCCGCTCTCATCATGTTTGTGAACTGGGCCAGGCTTCTGGTTTCCCTGAGAAAGGGAAGACCAGAGCAACCCTGCCCACCTTCCCATGCCGCAGCCCACAAACCAAGCTGTTCAGCAAGTTGCTTAAAAAGCCAAGAAATCAGAGTGGGACTTCTGCTGGTTTCCTTCAGTAGGGAAAAAAGTCAACAAGCAGCACAACTTCTCCTCTCTCATTTCAGGTCAATTTGTCAGGATTTATCAGGTTATCCAGAGTCAGGAAGGTCCGAGGATGCTCAAGATGGACAGAAATGCCCTCCACAAGCTGCCCCACACACAGAGGCAAGGTACCAGCCACCTGCCTCCCAGAGGATCAGCTTCCAAACTGAGCTCCAGCCTGGACTCAAAACAACATCTTTCGAAATCAAAGAGTCTAAAGTAGGAGAAAGCTGTTGTCTTTTAAGATGAGAATACCAttcatctgctttttctccAGAGTAGATTTCTCCAGCATGTTTAACACTGAACGAAGTTGCACCTTGTGGGTGCTTTCTCTACTCCTCCAACTTTAATCTATGACTATCCTTCCTCCTTTatagtcttttaaaaaaggtacATGCTTCCACTGGTGCCAGTACATTACTTTTTCCCAGCAGAAAGGTACAGATGTGCATCAAGCCTGTGCTTTTGTAACTGCAGATGTTCCAAGCAGAGATGCCACACAAGCCTTTGCTGGCAGATAGGGCTGAGACAGAGCTGGTCAGCACTTTTGAAGCTCTCTTCCTTTAGATGTTCCTGTTCGTCAGAGAGCAGCTCAAGAAGCACACGCTTTCTTCAGCCAACTCTTCCCCGACCCCCAGCTACAGCCCACTCAGCATCCCGGATTCCTGTGGCTCGGTGCTGGGTCCCTGCGTTGCCTCTGCTGGCAGAGGGACAGGCTCCTGCCACAGCCCTCCTCCATTAGTAAAACCCTACTGCTGACAGGCAGGGCAGCGACCAGCGATGGGCGACTGTATTAGATGGGTGTTGACCAAAACAGAATTAGAAACAGAGACAGGTGTATGTGGCACAGAACCCCACAAGGAGGGACTTGATCAAAAACCATGAACCATGTGGCAACACTGGTCCTTAGTCAGTCTGCCACCAGAGTTACAAGGGTTATTTCACCATTGTATTCCCACTGTCTCCTCTTTCTGCATCTGTGTGGTGTTACTCAGGGAACACAGCTTTAAGATCAGACCCCAGTTTTAGAGCCCTGCAGCCTCTTCCCCCCTGCCTGCCAGAGGCACCGACTTCTCCGTCTCTTGCAGCATCTGGGCATGTCGCACTCCTTAAAGCACTTCCCCTTCCCAGTCCCACACGAGAGGACTCGCAGCCTGTACACTCCcttcctctgtttcttcctctaTGTCAGCATCCACactcagctgctttttgctttttttgctgaaaaaagaCAAGCGACCAGTGCAGAAGGGGCCCAGCCCAGGCGACACCCGCCCCCAGACCCCGGCctcaaagaaaaggcagaagcagtAGAAAAGGGAGGGAACTCACAAATCCATTTGTCAGTCTGGGACACGAACAGAAACGCTTTCCAAATCTTTGCAAGCAGGGCACAACTGCTTCCTGACACTTACCCTTGGTAACTGGGATGTGTTGGTGTGTCGGCTCGGCCGCAGTGGTGCCAGCCCAGCACTCTGCTCTTAAGCCCCCCTGGAAACAGATGGCAAGGAAAAATGGTCAGATCTGTGTTTGCAGTCTTTGGAGCAGGAGGTATAATACTTGTGTAATTGAAAGCAGAACGGCTTGGCATCCTTTCATGGTCCTGGAAGCAGAGCCTTGGCATGTACTGCTGGTGCCTGTGCTTTAATCTGACTTGCAGGGCTTCGGGTATTCATGTTCGAActacaacaaaaagaaacattataatgaaaaataaacaattttaacTTTGTTGTGTTCTGTATCAGGCTTAACCTTCCAGCTGCTCAGTCCCCTGGTTAAATCTTCAGACTGAAAGTTCCAACGCAAAGGAGCAGATTCCCTTTATGTTCCTTCCGGACTGtccttgccctgctgctgtggcagaggaTGATGATGCTGTGTAAGAGGTTACTCATTCAACAGCCAGCCTCTGCCAAGGAACCAGGGccgtggggttttttttgaccATCTCCTTTCAGGAAGCATTCAGTTGGAATAACATGACACTGATTTGCTACCTTAACAGggaagcagctggcaggggagTTTGCAGGCTAAGACATCGAAGCTTGTTCTAATAATAtggaaagttttgtttttctaggaCAGTTACATCAGCACGACTCGACAAAAGAAAAGACCTCATTGCTGCCAAAATAGTCCTGGTAGGGGCCAGGATGTGCACGGGGGAAAGGTCCGTCTGGAAATACATCTGGTGGAGCGTAACTTCCTCCGAGCACCACCCAGGGCTTCCTGCATCCCTGCGGAAGAGGTCCAGCTCCCAGAGAAGATGCAGGGATGGGAACCATGCATGGAGGCAGGTGCTCAGGACCCATAAAGAGTCTGCTCAGAGCAGCCTTGACTTCGGCTTTTCTTACAGGCTAGCTCGCCTGTACCAGCCCTTATACTTCCCCTACCCATAACCCTGGTTCTCCACAGGCACTCTGCAGCCTAATCAGGCTGCGGGACTCAGGAACCTGAAACACAAACGTCACAGCACTGGGACCTTGGAGGTCAGCCCAAACGTACCTCTCACCACCTGAGCAAACGGGCTCCCAGTTGACTGCTGCTGGGCATCCATCCGCTAAAACAGACATAATCTggaaatcacattttcttttaatatattttctgctattttcaTACTACTAATTGGTTCTACATTATCAACATACAAAGCTACTTCAGTTTTTTGGCTGTCTTCAGGAAATACCTCTGGGTAGCCTTCCAAAGTACCGCTCACCCAGTATTTTGAAgaacttcttttctttgctctccaTCTATCACACTCTTGTTGTGTCCATCAGTTTGCTGTATGCCAAACTATATGACAGAGGTCATCTGTTATGCAGAGGTATTTGGAGACATAAGACATATTTccagtttttaagaaaatgaggTGCCATGCCTATTTCAAAACAAGGATTTTGCAGGTTTCCAGACAGAGCCACAACCACCCTGTGCTCTGGCCACCCAGAAGGCACCAAACCTGCCCATGCTGAGGCTGTGCCACCCCCCAGCATGTCCCCAGCCATCGGGACCGCTATAggtgccccagggctggggttcTCAAGTACCCTACAAGGCACAGGCTGGACTACGGGGGCTCGGGAAGAGAGAGGAATGGGATCTCCAGTGCTCACTGTTGGACAgcttctgcttcatttcagctcaccaggagagaaaatatcctgtcacagcccaccaggtGCAAGCCATCACTGGCAGGCTGTTGTGAGGAAGTTAGGGTTTAACATCCCGGCACTGGAATTTCCCGTAAGGAGGGAAAACTGCTTTGCTCATCTCCAAGGATAAGGTCCTTTGAGAGAGGCTGGGCAAAAGGACACGCGTGTTGGTGCACTTCATTGCGGGAAAGGTCCAGTAAACCTTGTCTTGCCTTGTTGAGAGAAATGCATGGATACATGTCTTGTGCCTAGGTCTAGCTAGTGCTAATACACTGAAATaagggggttgtttttttctgtttattttttttttcttctttttttttttttctttttatgtaagGGAAACATTCCTGGGAATGGGACCAAGTCATTGCAGAAGCAGCTAGAGTTTGCTTCCTGTATGGAGGTGGAAAACACTGTGCTGGGATGCAAAGATACATATTTAACTGcttgttacaaaaaaaataataaaaaaaataattgtgtttaaCAGTTGGGCAAGAATCTGAGCAGGAAATGAAGCAGATCATTATCATATGCCATAAAAATATCAAGATTTTTGTATTCATTCCACAAAAGACAACGCCAGGATATATTCTGCACAGGTAGTTCAGGCTTTGATTCAGCTTCTGCCTCTCTCTGTAGCTGTTgccatgaaatatttcagacatGGCAGCgcatttcagaaagagaaaccaGTCCATTCCAAATCTTTTCAGTTATTCAAAGCATCagaagctttttcttcagtgcagGTAGTTCTCCTGATTTATCGCCTATCAAAACTccatagttttaaaaaataggaaaattcTAATGACCTattttctagggttttttttcactagaaaaattacatgtttcatGAGTTTCTTGCAGGGATTATTTCTATTGTGTTCTTTTGCAAGTGtatactttttttaaaccaacGTTTTAGAAGCTTGAATACAGCAGAGTTGTAAACACTCatgaaaaaatcatttttactaaaaatgaaaatcctgaTCATACAACAATGTCAGTATTTGAAAAGTGTGTGTTGACTCCGACAGAGCCACCAAAACATCTTCAAATAATTAGATATTTCCAATATCTGACTATTCTCTGACTTTCCAGACTTGAACATGATTGAAAACAGGCATCCCAAGCTGATTTTCAAGTACACACACAGCTATTTTAATAATTCCTCCTAAATTATCCTCAGATTGCACTTCTTGCTCATCTGTAAGTTTTCTTCAGTGTAGCAGTACCAGCTTAGCATTGATGGATTCAGAACGGACTGTGTAAGtcttctgcctgtgctgcaagatgcctttttgtcttttttgcaaaagaaagaaacgCCCCATACTAGGGGAGCAGCCCCCAAAACAAGGTGCTTCCTACTGCTGTGAAATACCCACGTTTACAGACTTCGAGTTGAATTCCTCTCTAACATCCAAACAAAGTTACCTGGATATGCCACGTAGAGCATGGCTGAGCCTCGGCAATGCAGGTATGACCAGGATGGTCTGGAGACGCCTGTGGCaagccccaccacagctgacCATGCTCGCCCAGAGCAGTGTGTTTAGGCAACAGCTTCGATGGGAAATGATTTGctttcttcaggttttgtttcaaCCCAGCGGTTTCTGCCATGTCACGGTGTCCGTTTGAAGAAAGGGAGCAAAGGCTGGGCAGCAATGGCACTTGAGAGGGAATAGCTGTTTCTTAGCAATATCCCATTATTCCAATAATGATAGTCCAGAAACATTGCTGATGCTGTAGGCCTTTTAGCATGACTTAGGAACTCCAGCAGACACCAAAACCCTAGTGCAATAGGTGATTGCAAGCACAAGGCAACAGAAAACCCCCACTCTTCACTTGAAAGCAAGTAGGCGACTTACACAAAAATTGCAACAGGGAGTTGTACTAATGCTAAGAAGACTTTTGTAGAACTCTAATAAGTATAGGATGCATGGTAACTCATGCTTACACGAAGTTTGCTCTCCCGTTTGCAGATTTTGGGCAGAAGAGTTatcaaaggaagaagaaacaaaggaaataccataaacaaaaaagcagtaaaaccaACCAAATTTCATCTCAACAGCTGGAATTACAGGAAAAGAACAGATTGGTTCAGAGAGAACCATAGGGTAATAAAATTTGTCTGCCTCACGTCTGCTCTACTGTGGGGAAGATCGTCAAATTAGATGCACTCTCTTACCTTATATCAATTCAGGTGATATTCTTCCAATGCTGAACTCATCATGAGGTTTGCACCTGTGGGCACAAGATgatctttgtttctttgggtCTTAGCATCCAATCTTTAACAACTGTTAGCCAACAGACTGGCCACctggtttgttttcagcttATAACTTACACAAGTGTCAGTATAAAGGTTCTTTTCTATTTATAGAAATTATGTtacattttcacttctttcatGTGCTATTTTTATGACAtcattttacattaatttcctGTATGTTCCATGATTAATAGTTTGaataaatttcctttaaaatcagCCTTTCTGAGTACTTTATTTCTCTGGGGCTGGTTCCTTGAACTCCTTGTTCCCATCTCACAGCTGGGACTAAAAGGTCAAGCAAAGCATACTGAGGTGCACAACCCCCTGTTGAGAGGACTCTCTCCGTCGGCTCTCTGGTGTCTCCGTGTTTCCATTTGACAATGTCCTCTCTGATGTTTGCGAAGCCTTCTGGTTGAATAGTATCTTACAGGGGTTGCTAACAAAAATGCAGTGAGCAATGGGAGAAGGGATGGATAAggtaaaagctggctggacTCTTCTCCCCCACTGTTCAAAGGGCTAAGTTTTTCCCTAAAATAAGTATTCCTCACACTTGTCATGATGAAACATAGCCTATGAGTGAGTATGACTTGTtccctgtttctgcaggtggaGAAATCCTGTCTCCAGGCTGGGAGGCCCCTTCTCTTTCATGGGGAACTCAGCAAGAAGCTGGCAAGCTGGTTAGCTGGACAAAAACACCCCTGTGAGCTCATACCTACTCACCAAGTAACAGGACAACATCGATACC contains these protein-coding regions:
- the LOC130149031 gene encoding toll-like receptor 2 type-1 isoform X1 translates to MQYTSKMFNQMKYKSRTTHNWQVWAIYMIFAANLSEEQVLKQACPSCGATEVCNCSARGLDFIPPGLTGKITVLNLAHNRIKHIQSQDLQQAVNLRALLLQSNNISSIDADSFRSLGKLELLDLSNNSLAYLYPAWFGQLFSLQHLHLQGNSYRDLGESSPFSSLRNLSSLHLGNPWFSTIRQGNFEGIALLDKLWIDGGNLSQYEPGSLKSFKKINHMIINIRNTNVFSAIIRDLLHSVAWLEVRDIRLEIEKETLVQNATLPFRIQKLTFRDASFTDQYMSRILVLLKDITSLVELEAIDCVLDGKGEWDIKEIARSGKSFVETVSLKNIVIQNFHLFFDLEGMESQINQLKRLTIASSRVFMVACKLAKHFSSLLYLDFSDNLLVNNRLKETICEGAWPSLQTLNLSENSLKSLKNTANSVTRLPKLINLDISQNNFGEMPDVCEWPENLKYLNLSSTQISEVTACIPPTLEVLDVSANNLRGFELQLPFLKELYLTKNQLKTLPGAVAIPNIVVMSVRGNKLNGLSKEEFVSFKKMELLDASDNSFICSCEFLSFIHHQAEIAQVLVGWPDEYICDSPLAVRGAQVGAVHLSLMECHRSLVVSLICAVVFLVILVLVAVGYKYHAVWYLRMTWAWLQAKRKPKRAPPKDICYDAFVSYSENDSDWVENIMVRELEQACPPFRLCLHKRDFVPGKWIVDNIIDSIEKSHKTLFVLSEHFVQSEWCKYELDFSHFRLFDENNDAAILVLLEPIQSKAIPRRFCKLRKIMNTKTYLEWPRGEDRQEMFWENLKGALKS
- the LOC130149031 gene encoding toll-like receptor 2 type-1 isoform X2; the protein is MFNQMKYKSRTTHNWQVWAIYMIFAANLSEEQVLKQACPSCGATEVCNCSARGLDFIPPGLTGKITVLNLAHNRIKHIQSQDLQQAVNLRALLLQSNNISSIDADSFRSLGKLELLDLSNNSLAYLYPAWFGQLFSLQHLHLQGNSYRDLGESSPFSSLRNLSSLHLGNPWFSTIRQGNFEGIALLDKLWIDGGNLSQYEPGSLKSFKKINHMIINIRNTNVFSAIIRDLLHSVAWLEVRDIRLEIEKETLVQNATLPFRIQKLTFRDASFTDQYMSRILVLLKDITSLVELEAIDCVLDGKGEWDIKEIARSGKSFVETVSLKNIVIQNFHLFFDLEGMESQINQLKRLTIASSRVFMVACKLAKHFSSLLYLDFSDNLLVNNRLKETICEGAWPSLQTLNLSENSLKSLKNTANSVTRLPKLINLDISQNNFGEMPDVCEWPENLKYLNLSSTQISEVTACIPPTLEVLDVSANNLRGFELQLPFLKELYLTKNQLKTLPGAVAIPNIVVMSVRGNKLNGLSKEEFVSFKKMELLDASDNSFICSCEFLSFIHHQAEIAQVLVGWPDEYICDSPLAVRGAQVGAVHLSLMECHRSLVVSLICAVVFLVILVLVAVGYKYHAVWYLRMTWAWLQAKRKPKRAPPKDICYDAFVSYSENDSDWVENIMVRELEQACPPFRLCLHKRDFVPGKWIVDNIIDSIEKSHKTLFVLSEHFVQSEWCKYELDFSHFRLFDENNDAAILVLLEPIQSKAIPRRFCKLRKIMNTKTYLEWPRGEDRQEMFWENLKGALKS